A window of Castanea sativa cultivar Marrone di Chiusa Pesio chromosome 1, ASM4071231v1 contains these coding sequences:
- the LOC142632853 gene encoding uncharacterized protein LOC142632853: MTWSPPPRTLFKINVDGVVAKANKKAGVGVIVRDDLGRVEAALCRNLNAPLGPIEIESKAIEARLLFAQDIGIQDIVVESDSLIMAQVLNGTLALPSAVLAVVQGIMDLSKGFHRVEFSHVKRHGNRPAHLLAKRALGIVDFIAWIEKMPCFLEQALIHDVTF, translated from the coding sequence ATGACATGGTCCCCACCACCACGGACtttgtttaaaataaatgttgatgGCGTGGTAGCTAAAGCAAACAAGAAGGCAGGTGTGGGTGTGATTGTTAGAGATGATTTGGGTAGAGTGGAGGCTGCGTTGTGCAGGAACTTGAATGCTCCTCTAGGTCCTATTGAGATCGAATCCAAGGCTATTGAGGCTAGGTTGTTGTTTGCTCAAGATATCGGTATCCAGGACATTGTGGTGGAAAGTGACTCTTTAATCATGGCCCAAGTTCTAAATGGAACATTGGCTCTACCATCTGCAGTCTTGGCAGTTGTACAAGGCATTATGGACCTTAGCAAGGGCTTTCATAGGGTGGAATTCTCTCATGTTAAAAGACATGGGAATAGGCCGGCTCACTTACTAGCGAAACGTGCTCTTGGcattgttgattttattgcatGGATTGAAAAGATGCCTTGCTTTTTAGAGCAAGCTCTTATCCACGATGTAACATTTTAA